Part of the Candidatus Thermoplasmatota archaeon genome, TTTCCATATGTTCTTGCTTACTAGGAATGGGGGGAATAGTTTAAATATCCTATACCACAATTTTATAAAGGTAAATTTCTTACTGGTGTTTAGGGGTTTTCATGGAGAAAGATAAAATTGAGGATTTACCTGGTGTGGGTCCTGCTACTGCTGAGAAACTGCGTGAAGCAGGTTATGTTGATTTTATGAGTATAGCTGTGGCTTCCCCTAAGGAGCTTGCTGATGCAGCTGAAATAGGTGAACAAACAGCAGCTAAAATAATATTAAAAGCTAGGAAAGAGGCTGATGTTGGTAGATTTGAGACTGGTGTTGCTCTGCTTGAGAGAAGAGCAAAAATTGGTCACCTTACCTCTGGTTCTAAGACCTTGGATGAGCTCATGGGTGGTGGTTTTGAGACCCAGGCTATAACAGAGCTTTTTGGTGAGTTTGGTTCATCCAAGACACAGATTGCTCACCAGCTATGTGTAACAGTACAGCTGCCACCGGAGAAAGGTGGGCTTAATGGTCATGCTTTTTTTATAGATACAGAGAATACTTTTAGGCCTGAGCGCATAGTTCAGATGGCTGAGGCATATGAGCTGGATCCTGATGAGGCCCTTAGTAAAATTCATGTTGCACGTGCATATAACTCTAGCCATCAGATGCTTCTAGTGGAGAAGGTTTCTGAGCTTTCTAGGGAGATACCTGGTCGTCTACTTGTTGTTGATTCTCTTACTGCGCATTTCCGTGCTGAGTTTGTTGGAAGAGGAACACTCGCTGATAGGCAGCAGAAAATCAATAGGCATATGCATGATCTTCTAAGATGGGGTGACCTTAATAATGGTGTGATCTGTGTCACAAACCAGGTGGCTGCTAAACCTGATGCTTTCTTTGGTGACCCAACGAGACCAGTAGGTGGTCATATTGTTGGTCATACCGCTACATACAGGATATATTTGCGTAAAAGCAAGGGGCCTAAGAGGATTGCTCGTTTGATTGATTCACCACATCTGCCTGAAGGCGAAGCTGTTTTCTCTGTTAACGAAAAAGGTATACGCGACTAAAAACAGGAAGAAAATAAAGAAAAATTTAAATGCCCCTATGGGTATCCTATTCTTTGGAGGTAGAATTTATGGCGTATATGCATCAAGGATGGACTCTCTACACAAGGGAGGTAAAACTGAAGGGTGGGAGAAACCAAACAATTTATTTCTTCAGCAAAAGAACACCAAAAAGTGGTAGACCCTGTGATTTACCAAATGGTTACACAGTTGGTGTAAACAAAAGGA contains:
- the radA gene encoding DNA repair and recombination protein RadA; amino-acid sequence: MEKDKIEDLPGVGPATAEKLREAGYVDFMSIAVASPKELADAAEIGEQTAAKIILKARKEADVGRFETGVALLERRAKIGHLTSGSKTLDELMGGGFETQAITELFGEFGSSKTQIAHQLCVTVQLPPEKGGLNGHAFFIDTENTFRPERIVQMAEAYELDPDEALSKIHVARAYNSSHQMLLVEKVSELSREIPGRLLVVDSLTAHFRAEFVGRGTLADRQQKINRHMHDLLRWGDLNNGVICVTNQVAAKPDAFFGDPTRPVGGHIVGHTATYRIYLRKSKGPKRIARLIDSPHLPEGEAVFSVNEKGIRD